In Drosophila bipectinata strain 14024-0381.07 chromosome 2R, DbipHiC1v2, whole genome shotgun sequence, one genomic interval encodes:
- the Opa1 gene encoding dynamin-like GTPase OPA1, mitochondrial isoform X4: protein MLRIYQNTYRRTARKAVVYSTKVACCNHSTLCNITGHQRSSRGHGNGSTNGNGRHHEEFLLAGNPARGWQMPPPSRGYGMLVVRILRGALKLRYLVLGGAIGGGVTLNKKYEDWKDGLPDMKWLQDALPQGERWSQFSQNLIEVGSLVKTAIDIAKDDLKAKTTVAALGITTDESRKKYEKLQSQVETLQTEIMNVQIKYQKELEKMEKENRELRQQFLILKTNKRTSAKKIKKSLIDMYSEVLDELSGYDTGYTMADHLPRVVVVGDQSSGKTSVLESIAKARIFPRGSGEMMTRAPVKVTLAEGPYHVAQFRDSEREYDLTKESDLAELRREVEFRMRASVRGGKTVSNEVIAMTVKGPGLQRMVLVDLPGIISTMTVDMASDTKDSIHQMTRHYMSNPNAIILCIQDGSVDAERSNVTDLVMQCDPLGRRTIFVLTKVDLAEELADPDRIRKILSGKLFPMKALGYYAVVTGRGRKDDSIDAIRQYEEDFFKNSKLFHRRGVIMPHQVTSRNLSLAVSDRFWKMVRETIEQQADAFKATRFNLETEWKNNFPRLRESGRDELFDKAKGEILDEVVTLSQISAKKWDDALTSKLWEKLSNYVFENIYLPAAQSDSFNTMVDIKLRQWAEQALPAKSVEAGWEALQNEFLSLMDRAKKSQDHDGIFDHLKAAVVDEAIRRHSWEDKAIDMLRVIQLNTLEDRFVHDKSEWDQAVKFLESSVNAKLVQTEETLGQMFGPGQWRRLTHWQYLTQDQQKRRSVRGELDKILKNDSKHLPTLSYDELTTVRKNLQRDNVDVDTDYIRQTWFPVYRKHFLQQALQRARDCRKAYYLYTQQGAECEISCSDVVLFWRIQQVIKITGNALRQQVINREARRLDKEIKAVLDEFSDDEEKKAHLLTGKRVLLAEELIKVRQIQEKLEEFINSLNQEK from the exons ATGTTGCGCATCTACCAGAATACATACCG GCGTACCGCGAGAAAGGCTGTTGTATACTCCACGAAAGTTGCCTGCTGTAATCACTCCACCCTCTGCAACATCACCGGTCATCAGCGGAGTTCTCGGGGTCATGGAAACGGGAGTACCAATGGAAATGGCCGTCACCACGAGGAGTTCTTGTTGGCCGGTAATCCAGCGCGGGGATGGCAGATGCCGCCCCCCTCACGTGGCTACGGCATGCTGGTGGTTCGCATCCTTCGAGGAGCCCTTAAGCTGCGGTACCTCGTTCTAGGCGGTGCTATAGGTGGGGGCGTGACTCTCAATAAA AAATACGAGGACTGGAAGGATGGTCTGCCAGATATGAAGTGGCTTCAGGATGCTTTACCTCAGGGCGAGCGGTGGAGTCAGTTTTCGCAGAATCTCATCGAGGTGGGCAGCCTGGTGAAGACCGCTATTGATATCG CCAAAGATGATCTCAAAGCCAAGACGACAGTGGCTGCTCTGGGAATTACCACCGATGAGAGTCGCAAGAAGTATG AAAAACTGCAAAGCCAGGTTGAAACATTGCAAACGGAGATCATGAACGTGCAGATTAAGTACCAAAAGGAGCTGGAAAAGATGGAGAAGGAGAACCGCGAGCTTCGCCAACAGTTCCTGATCCTCAAGACGAACAAAAGGACCTCGGCCAAGAAAATTAAGAAGTCGCTGATTGACATGTACTCTGAAGTGCTGGATGAACTGTCTGGCTATGATACGGGCTACACGATGGCGGATCATTTACCTCGAGTCGTTGTTGTTGGAGATCAGAGCAGCGGCAAGACCTCTGTACTTGAATCTATCGCAAAGGCACGCATTTTCCCCCGTGGCAGTGGCGAAATGATGACTAGGGCACCCGTAAAAGTTACTCTTGCGGAGGGTCCCTATCACGTGGCCCAGTTTCGGGATTCGGAACGGGAGTATGACCTGACCAAAGAGTCTGATTTGGCGGAGCTGCGACGTGAAGTGGAATTCCGTATGCGGGCTTCGGTGCGCGGTGGCAAAACTGTGAGCAACGAAGTCATCGCCATGACGGTGAAGGGTCCAGGCCTGCAGCGCATGGTTCTAGTGGATTTGCCGGGTATCATTTCC ACCATGACAGTGGATATGGCTTCAGATACGAAAGATTCAATTCAccagatgacaaggcattacATGAGCAATCCCAACGCTATCATTCTTTGCATCCAAGATGGTTCTGTGGACGCTGAGCGGAGCAATGTAACCGATTTGGTAATGCAATGCGATCCTCTGGGTCGACGCACAATTTTCGTGCTCACCAAAGTGGATTTGGCTGAGGAATTGGCCGATCCTGACAGGATACGAAAAATACTCTCTGGTAAACTGTTCCCCATGAAGGCTCTTGGCTATTATGCAGTGGTTACAGGACGTGGACGCAAGGATGACAGCATTGATGCCATTCGGCAATACGAAGAGGACTTTTTCAAGAACTCCAAACTGTTTCA TCGCCGTGGTGTGATTATGCCCCATCAAGTAACCAGCCGGAATCTGAGTCTCGCCGTGTCAGACCGCTTCTGGAAAATGGTGCGGGAAACCATTGAGCAGCAGGCAGATGCATTTAAGGCTACCAGATTCAATCTGGAAACCGAATGGAAGAACAACTTCCCCAG ATTGCGCGAATCGGGACGGGACGAGCTGTTTGACAAGGCCAAGGGTGAAATACTGGACGAGGTGGTAACGCTATCGcagatctcagctaaaaaatgGGATGATGCCCTCACTTCGAAGCTTTGGGAGAAGCTGTCCAACTATGTGTTTGAGAATATTTACCTGCCCGCCGCTCAGTCAG ACTCTTTCAACACGATGGTGGACATAAAGCTGCGTCAGTGGGCTGAGCAGGCACTGCCCGCCAAATCTGTGGAGGCCGGCTGGGAAGCACTGCAGAACGAGTTTCTGTCTTTAATGGATAGGGCGAAAAAATCCCAAGATCACGACGgaatctttgatcacctgaagGCTGCTGTCGTTGACGAGGCTATCCGGAGGCACAGTTGGGAGGACAAAGCCATCGATATGCTACGGGTCATCCAGTTGAATACCTTGGAAGATCGGTTTGTTCATGACAAGTCCGAGTGGGATCAGGCGGTCAAATTCCTGGAGTCCTCCGTAAACGCCAAGCTTGTGCAAACAGAAGAGACCCTGGGGCAAATGTTTGGACCTGGTCAGTGGCGAAGACTAACCCATTGGCAGTACCTCACTCAGGATCAGCAGAAGCGGAGAAGTGTTAGGGGAGAACTTGACAAGATACTCAAGAATGATTCG AAACATTTGCCTACGTTGAGTTATGATGAGCTGACGACAGTTCGGAAGAATTTGCAGCGTGATAACGTAGACGTGGACACGGATTACATTCGGCAGACGTGGTTCCCCGTTTACAGAAA ACACTTCCTGCAACAGGCGCTACAACGGGCCAGGGATTGTCGCAAGGCCTACTACCTGTACACCCAGCAGGGAGCCGAATGCGAG ATCTCCTGCAGTGACGTCGTCCTCTTCTGGCGCATCCAACAGGTTATCAAGATAACGGGCAATGCGTTGCGCCAGCAGGTGATCAATCGGGAGGCGCGGCGCTTGGACAAGGAGATAAAGGCAGTGCTGGACGAGTTCAGCGACGACGAGGAAAAGAAGGCGCACCTGCTCACGGGCAAGCGTGTGCTGCTGGCAGAGGAACTGA TCAAAGTGCGACAGATCCAGGAGAAGCTGGAGGAGTTCATTAATTCATTGAACCAGGAGAAATAG